TGTCATCGCCGCTGTCCAGTGAATATATACCGGGAAGGTCGGTTAGACAGAAGCCTTGTCCTTCATGTGAAAACTGGCCGGTTTTCTTTTCTATGGTGACACCGGCCCAGTTGCCTACTTGTTGCCTGGCTCCTGTCAGAGAGTTGAACAGGGTGGTTTTGCCGCTGTTTGGGTTACCAAGGGTAAGAATCTGATACTGCTTAGACATTATTTCATCTCCACGTCAATCTCTGAGGCGATATTGCTGCTCAGTGCCAGTGACTCTCCCCGGACCTCTACCTGAAGGGGATCGCCCATCGGAGCTTTACGTACTAGCTTAACTTCTGTTTCGGGTAATACACCCATCACCATAAGTTTCTTTTTTATTTGACCGGAGAGCGCGGAAAAGGAAGAGACAGTTGCCACATCCCCGGCTCTAAGACTGTTTAGTTTCATGGTAATCCTTAAGATATATCGTAATGATAGGAATTCGTATTTTGGTTTATTAGATATAACATCAGAGTCGTGAAAAAACCGTGAGGATGCTGAATGAGAATTATTTTAAAGATTCAACACGCTTATCTGTAACTGAGGTATAATCAGGTGTTTGTTGGCAGGCTCAGGAAACAAAGAACTCTATGTATAAGGTATTACTCGTTGAAGATAACCAGGAAATAGCCGGTATTTTATGTGATTTTTATGAAAGCCTGGGAATGGAGATCGACTATGCCAGCAATGGTGAGCAGGGATTAAAGCTGGCGCAGGAGGGGAGCTTTGACATCATTATTCTGGATCTGATGCTGCCGCGCATGAACGGCCTGACCCTGTGTAACGAGTTGCGTGAGGGAGGAAAGGACACACCCGTACTTATGCTGACCGCACTGGATAATACCCTGGACATGCTTAAAGGTTTTAAACAGGGGGCGGATGATTACCTTACCAAACCTTTTAAACTGGATATTCTCGAAGCCAGAAGCCGGGCACTTATCCGCAGATACCGCGGAACTGTGGTTTCCTCTGAACTTAAGTTTGGCCCGCTAACCATTGTGCCTGAAATGCGTGAAGCATACAGGGAAGGGCAACGGCTTAAGCTCAACCCCACCGCTTATACCATTTTAAAGATGCTGTGCCAGAAAGCACCTGAAGTGGTGAGCAGAGAAGAGATCGTTGACGAGATATGGCCGGAGGGCGATCCGGGGCGGGACGTATTAAGATCTCATATCTATCAGCTCAGGGGGCTGCTAGATAAGCCTTTTTCCCGGCCAATGCTGATAACGATTCCCAAGGTAGGTTTTCGTCTTGAGGATGTTTCATGATTCGTCAGTTTGCCAATTCCACCAAAAGCCTGACGGGGAAGCTTGCGCTGTTTTTTACCCTGGTTTCAGTGATCAACTGTCTGGTTATTTATCTCGTCTTTTTAAATGCTCTGAAATGGGCTCAGGATGAGGAAGGGCATAAGCATATTGTGCTCGACTCTCAAACTGCCATTGAAAGGTATCAAAGCGGTGAAACCGGTAAATTGCAACTGGATGTTTTAACCGATGCCTATGATGATTTTACTCTGGTTCCGCAGGCGTATCTTGATCATATCCATGGGGAGTTGTCCTGGTTGGAAAGTTTTTTTGATCTGTTACGCGGGATTCACCGGAAGGAATCTCTGGTCCCCGGTGGATTTGAGGGGCTGCTTCACGGCGACCTTATCTTCCTTGGCAGGGTAGAAACAGACAGCAAGTCAGCCCGTATGCTTTTGGTCAACGAGTTCGAAATTGATGGTGCAATCAAGCCGCTGATACTTGTCAGTAAGATAGATGAGATTGAACTTACTTCCTATGAGCACGCCTTCATTCTAACTGTTCTTGGAGGCATATTTGCGGTTTTGCTAGCCATTTTTATTCTGATCCTTACGCGCCTTTCCAAAAGGCTTATCTCTCCGGTAAACAGACTCTCGGATCAGCTGGATGCCAACAAGGGCGATCCCGACGCTGTGTTTACCATTAACCATGAAGCGGCTATCGAGTTTACTCAACTCACCGGGCAGATGAACTTGTATCGAGAGGAAATCAATGAGCTGATAAAGCGGGAGCAGATATTTGCACGCTATGCCAGTCATGAACTGCGTACACCGCTTGCGATTGTAACCGGGGCAAATGAGCTGCTTCAAAGAGGGGATAACAGTGATTTTCAGAATAAACAACTTAGCAGGATTCAGCGGGCAAGCGATCAGATGTCGGTTATGGTGGATGCCTTATTAGCACTGGTTCGCTATGAAAGGTGTGGTGGAGATGTTCCTGTAAGGAAGATTACTCAGCAAGAGCTGCAGTCCGTTTTTGATGATCATATATGTTATATAACAAATAAAGAGATTGAATTTGAGCTAAGCATAACAGGTGAGCCTGAGGTGAAGGCTGCGACTGAGGTTATTTCTATGATAATTGGTAACCTGGTGCGAAACGCGTTGTCAGCCACGGAAAGAGGCCGTATTGAGTTGAGAATGGGGAAACGGTCAATATCTGTACTGGATGAAGGTTCGGGTCTTTCAGAGCAGCCATTTGAAGAGGGGCACGGGTTGGGGTTACTGTTGGTAAAAGATTTCTGTCAGCGGTATGGCTGGCAGTTTAGTCTTACAGATAGGGAGGGAAAAGGCTGTCAGGCTCGGATTGAGTTCTGAACAAAAATTGTCACTACAATTGAATGGCGATGAAAGAACTGTTTGTTTGCGCAGTTAAATTATCTTTGGCTAATTACCTGCCGAACTAACAAGCGCGTCCATGGTTTACCATCCGGAGTAAACTTTTCCATCTGATTTAATCTGTCAGCAATTTGCTGGTGGAACATCCCCAGCGAGTGCCATTGCTTTGCTAAGATTTCGGCAGGTTCATCTATTCCCGACGTTGGAGTACGTACATCAGGATCACCTGTTGTGCGCACATCTAAGGCTGCGATGTTTTCGTTGTGTGTGTACACCCCAGATGGTTTATTGGAAGAGGGAGATACCATAAAATGGACAGATAACCACGATGGTTCATATTCACTTTCAAAAATCAGCAAACTCGAAATGCTCGCTGAGCAGGAGAAAAATAGGTAACTGGTTGGGCTTACCCGTAATTTAACTCTATTTGTTGTCGACAAATCCTGTCAAATTTTGCCCTAAATTTTTTATATTAGTCGAGAAAACCGCCGTACATGGCCTCTGGCAATCATGTCAATGTGTAGATCTAATTAGTTTGCGTTTATCACCGCAATAACAACCCCACTATCAATACTCGTTCTGCATATCTAAACAACAAGCTGTTTTGCCCTGAGAGTTTTTACTTTGCAAATAGTACATAGATCCCTTTTTGGTTTAGAGCCTCAAGGGCATGTTGAGAAAGGTCGTTGTCGGTGATGGTGTTGAATCGTTCCATATCCACCGCGTGAGAGGACGCAACTCTGCCATATTTGTTTGAGTCAGATACTAGGCAACAAGTGCTCGAAACATCACATATTGCCTTCTTCACAACCACTTTATCCTCAACAAGAGTTGAAATACCGTGTTGATTCCAGAATGAGGTAGAGATAAATGCCAGACCGATATTAAACTCCCTGATTGTTTGCGCGGCTTTTAAACCTATACTCGATTTATTCGCACGATCGACTCTTCCTCCTGTGTAATAAACGCTGCACGTTGAGTTTAAAATCAAATAGTTAGCAATAATAAAGTCATTGGTGAGAATGGTTAGATCTTTATTGTCGCCGATTTTTTTCGCGATTTCTAAAGTTGTTGTGCCGGCATCCAGGTAGATGACCTTATGATCTTTTATCAGCAGCGAGGCTTGTTGGCTGATACTTTCTTTCTCACTTTTGTTCTGAAGATCTTTGTCATCATGAGACTGCTCATTTTTTAAAGACTCTGCTAATTGAACTCCGCCTGTTACGGATAGTACACAGCCCTCATCTTCAAGTTTGCCGATGTCTCGTCTAATTGTCATGTGAGAAACTTGTAGGCGTGCTTTCAACTCATTGATGCTGATGAACTCTTGTCCCTTAAGTAACTCTAATATTGAACGGTGCCTTTCAGCCGGAATCATGCGATTTCTCCAATGTTTCGATTACTGACACTCTACCAAAAGCAGCTTGCGATGTGAATATATGTTAATTGTTTGCTATTTATGCAAGATATGTCATGAAAAATGAGTCTAAAACAATTCATCCTAACAATTGATCACAAAAGTTATCATAATTTGATCTTAGTGAAGGTTCTGCCAGAACATATGCATTAGCATAACAATAGTTAACATATTTTCACATAGTCTACCAGGAGACAACTCCTGATACGGGCCCAAGTTATTATGATTGAATTACATAGGCACAGATCGATACTTGAGATTGTTAGTACCCAGGACCGAATTTCAATACAAGAAATTGTTGAAAAGTTTAATGTCTCTCCGGCTACAGCACGAAGAGATTTGTCAAAGCTAACTGAGAGCAAACAAGTCAAGCGAGATAATTGGACTCCCCCTCCCCAAGAGAAAAGGTTAAGATCTTAGTTGTCACACATAGTTCTTAGTTGGAGTCCATAGTATGAAGAATACAATTGTTGGTGTTGATTTAGCAAATGATGTTATCCAGGTCTGTGTGGTCAGGAGTAACAAGGTGCTCTCCAATAAAGAGATGACACCGCAAGCCTTTAACGCCTGGCTTGCTAAGTCAAAACCAGTAACTGTCATATTTGAGGCATGTAGTAGTGCCAACTATTGGCAGCAAACTGCTCATTCTTTGGGCCACCATGCAAAGCAAATCAGCGCTAAATTAGTTGCTCAGGTTCGCCAAAATCAAAAAACGGATAAAAATGATGCGCTTGCCGTTGTGCAAGCCAGCCAGTTACCTGAAGTGAGGTTCATTTCAGGAAAAACGTTTAAGCAACAAGAGTTGCAATCGATAGTTCGTATGAAAGATTTGGCCACTAAGCACAAGGTCGCAATGGAGAATCAGCTTAGGGCACTATTGCGTGAATTTGGTATCCGTATCGCGAAAAAAGGCTCTATTCGAACAGTGATTGAATCAACGCTCGAAGATGCTGAGAACGGGTTTTGCGATGAATTTAGAGCGTCATTAGATGCCGCTTGGCAAACTTACCAGCAACAGGTAGAAGTCATCATTCAGCATGAAAAGACACTTGAGCAACTGGCTGCCCAGAACGAAGAGTGTCGAACCTTTATGGCAATAGAGGGTGTTGGACCGATGAATGCCGTCAATATGTACATGTTATTAGTGTGCGGTGAGATGGGGACATTCCGCACTGGCAGGGATGCTTCTGCTTGTGTTGGGCTTACCCCGATTCAACATACTACTGGCGGTAAGGTAAAACTCGGCAGCGTTGGGAAGTTTGTTAAAAACCATAGCATGAGGGCTACGTTAGTTAGTGGGGCTATGTCTGTGTGTAGCCAGGTATCCAGACGAGAGCCCCGAACGAAAAAAGAAGCTTGGCTAAAAGCGTTAATCGAACGTCGAGGAAAGCGTTGTGCTGCGGTTGCGTTAGCAAATAAGACGATTAGAACCGCCTTTGCATTAATTGCCAATGGAACCGAATACCGGGCTGAGCCTTTAACTGCTTAGCTTTTAAGAATCACCAATACAATTGCTGAGTTTAGATGAAAATCAGCGGTTTTAGTCAGTGTTACGGTCTGAGCTTATAGCTCGCGAACGAGAGATGACAAAGCCGTTCGCGTAAATATCAGTGAGCCAGGGTTAGCTACCCAAACAGAGCTCGAACATAAGCACGCATTAATTCTAAATAGATGCAAAGGTATTGTTGACACGGGGGAGTCCACATAAGTTCGTAATGGTGCCGAAGCTCTGCTAAAGACTAAATTAGACATTGCTCAGGGTACAGTAGGTAGGTTTACTTTAGTTAGCGACCGGGACAAAAGGCTGGCTCAAAAGGCTTCCACGCTCATAAAGACTGGTCAAACTATCGCTATCAGCAATCATGATAGTGCCAGGCTTCTAGCAGAAAAGCTATGTAACCAAGCTTACGTAATCATGACAAACTATTTTCCATTAGTTCAATACCTGATTGCTAAAGGCCATGATGAGATAATTGTTCCCGGTGGACAGTATCAAAAAAATAATGCAATGCTCTGTCACCCTTCTGAATCTGTGAACAATTTTTATTGTGCAGACCATATGTTTGTCTGCGCTGATGGGATAACCGAACAGGGGGCTTTTCAGTCAGATGTTTTCTCTGGTATGTGTGAAAGGCAGATGGTCTCTGTAAGTACCAGAATTACAGTTATCCTTCAAAAGAACGCCATCAATCACGCTGTAGGTAGCAAGATAGCTAACCTTGATGCAATTCACTCAGTCTTAGTCTGCGAAGATGTTGAGCAACGTGTTCTTGATGAACTCAAAGCAAGAAATATCAAAGTAATACGTGTATAGCGAAACCGACAACAATGATGGTGGCCTGGTGAACTGATCCGGCGCCTTTCAACTGGGATCATAACAAATTCTCCAACAAAATAAAGTGGCCCAAGCTTAACAAAATCATTCTAGATTGTGAATTTCTGTTAAATGAGTTCGTTATTGTATGCGTTATAATCAGAAAAGCGGTTAAATGAGTGAGGGTGTAACATATATTCACATTCGGTTGCGCGGTATGTGACTTTTGTCGAAGAAATGTGGTATGCCTTATAATAATCTAACAGGGTATAACAAATATTAACAACGGTTCACTCCGGAGGGTAACGGGATGGAAGATAGGAAAGTACAAAGTGTCGCGGTAATTGGTCTTGGTTCTATGGGAATGGGGGCCGCTAAGTCATGTATAAGGGCTGGGCTTGATGTGTATGGGGTAGATCTTAATGACCAGGCTTTAACGGAACTATCAGTTGCAGGCGCAAAAGCCGTTTCTAGCAACTGTGCAGACTTTTCCAAAGAGCTCGATGCGTTAGTTCTGCTGGTCGTCAATGCCAAGCAGGTAAACGCTGTACTCTTTGAATCCGGGCTGGCCGACACTCTCAAACCGGGCACGGCCGTGATGATTTCTGCGACGATTGCTTCTGAAGACGCGAAGGCATTTGAAACCAAGCTTCAAGAAAAGCAGTTGATCATGCTGGATGCACCAGTCTCTGGTGGCGCTGCAAAAGCTGAGGCTGGTGAAATGACCGTAATGGCATCAGGTAGTAAGTTGGCTTTTCAGCTAGTTAAACCCGTACTTAACGCGGTAGCGGCTAAGGTTTACAACATTGGAACAGAAATTGGTCAGGGATCTACGGTGAAAATCGTACATCAACTTCTTGCAGGAGTGCATATTGCAGTTGCCGCAGAAGCCATGGCTTTAGCGGCGAAAGCCAATATCCCATTGGATCTAATGTACAACGTAGTAGTAAATGCTGCAGGAAACTCCTGGATGTTCGAAAACAGAATGCAGCATGTAATAGACGGCGACTACTCACCCAAATCCATGGTTGACATCTTTGTAAAGGATCTAAATCTCGTTTCTGATACCGCAAAGGAACTTAAGTTCCCTCTTCCTTTAGCCAGCACTGCTCTAAACATGTTTGTTAGCGCAAGTAATGCCGGGTACGGCCAGGAGGATGACAGTGCCGTAATTAAAATCTTCGAAGGCATCGAACTGCCTGCTAAGGAGAAGTAATCATGCTATTAGGGGTTATTGCAGACGATTTTACCGGAGCAACCGATATAGCAGGCTTCTTAGTTGCTAACGGTATGCGAACCATTCAGTTAAACGGTGTACCAGAAGGTAATATTGAAGTAGATGCCGACGCAGTGGTAATAAGTTTAAAGTCACGTTCATGCCCGGTTGATGAGGCCGTAGGAAGTTCATTATCAGCATTGAACTGGCTTAAAAGCCATGGTTGTCAGCAGTACTATTTTAAATATTGCTCAACCTTTGACAGTACGGCCGAAGGCAATATTGGACCTGTTACTGACGCATTGCTGAATGCTTTGGATGAAAAGTTCACCATTGTTTGTCCAGCGTTGCCCGTAAATGGCAGAACGGTATTTAATGGTCACCTGTTTGTACTGGGAGAACTACTTAGTGATTCTGGTATGCGTAATCACCCAGTAACGCCAATGCTTGATTCTAGTTTGATGCGGTTGATGGACGCTCAATCTGAAGGCAGTACCGGTTTAGTTAACTATCAGGCTATAGAAGAAGGGCCTGAATCCGTAATTCAGGCTTTCGAAAACCAGAAAAATGCAGGTAAACGTTACGCCGTAGTCGATGCTTTCAATGCTAGTCATTTAGACACATTAGGTAAAGCCGCCGAATCTCTGAAGTTGGTAACAGGTGGCTCTGGTCTGGCGGCTGGTATTGCTAAGAATTGGATGAGTCAGTTAAGCGATCAGACAGAAGCTCTTGAAGCAGGTCGTCCAACGAAAGCGAATACAGTATTGCTTTCCGGTTCTTGCTCCGTCCGAACCAACGAACAGGTTGCAGCATACTCAACTAAAGCGCCGAACATTGCTCTCGATGTTAAGTCTTGTATCGAAAAAGATGACTATGTAAGCAATATCACAGAGTGGGTGATGAACAACCTTGACGGTGAATTTGCGCCGTTAGTTTATGCTACCGCTGAGCCAGAAGTGCTCAAGCAGATTCAGAAAACATATGGTGTAGATGCTTCAAGTAAAGCGGTAGAAGGTTTCTTTAGTCAGCTTACACACCAGTTATACGAAAAAGGTATAAGCAACTTTATTGTTGCCGGCGGCGAAACCTCTGGTGTAGTGACTCAGAGTCTTGCAGTGAAAGGTTTCCACATTGGCCCTCAGATAGCTCCTGGAGTACCTTGGGTTAAGGCCATTGATAGTTCTCTTTCACTTGCATTGAAATCAGGTAACTTTGGTGAGGTGGACTTTTTCTCCAAGGCTCAGGAGTTCTATCATGAGTGATCGAGTCTTACGGCAAAAAATGGTTAGTTTAGCTCGTTCGTTGTTTGAGCGCGGCTATGCAACCGGAGGAGCGGGAAACCTCTCTTTGAAACTTCCTAGCGGAAATATTCTAGCGACACCAACCGGCTCTTCAATGGGGCGTTTGGATGTCGATACACTTTCAGTGGTTGATATAGAAGGGAACCACCTTTCAGGTGACAAACCATCTAAGGAAGTGACGTTCCATCTAGAGTTGTATCGCAATAACTCATCCTGTAATGCGGTCGTTCATCTTCACAGTACATATCTGACGGCACTTTCCTGTCTTAAGGGGATAGATCCTGACAATGTGATAAAGCCATTCACCCCATACTACGTGATGCGTGTAGGCAAGATGCCCCTTATTCCGTATTTTAATCCAGGGGACCCGCAGATTGCAGTTGAGTTGGCGAAGAGAGCAACTGACTATCGGGCATTTTTATTGGCAAATCATGGGCCAGTTGTAACTGGTGCGAGCTTGGAAGACGCAATGGACAATATCGAAGAGCTGGAAGAGACAGCAAAACTTAGTCTGATGTTAAAGGAGCAGGAGATCCAATACCTTTCAGATAAAAATGTAAACGAGTTAAGTAGGAGACTAAAATAATGGCTAAATTTGCTGCAAACCTAACGATGTTATTTACCGAATTACCTTTCATGGAACGATTTGAAGCTGCCCAAAAGGTAGGTTTTCAAGCCGTAGAATTCCTGTTCCCTTATGACTTTGAGCCTGCTTTACTTGCTGAAAAGCTTCACACCTTCAAGCTGGAGCAGGCTCTTTTCAATATGCCTCCGGGCGATTGGGAAGCGGGCGAACGTGGCCTTGCTGCTCTTCCAGGACGTGAAAAGGAATTTCAAAACAGTGTTGATGTTGCTCTGCGTTATGCAGAAGCATTGAACTGTAAAAAAGTACATGCCATGTCTGGTGTGATGGATAATAAGTACAGTTATGAATTACATGAAGTAACTTTCATTAAGAACATTCGATATGCGGCTGACAAGTTTGCGGAAAAAGGAGTAACGTTACTCATTGAACCGTTGAACGAAAGAGTTGCTCCAGGTTATTTTATTTCTCATCAAAGAGACGCTGTTGAGTTAATAAAAAAGATTGGTAAACCAAACGTAAAATTGCAGTTTGATGTGTTTCACGCACAGATAATGGATGGAGATATAACGAATTTAATTCATGATCTTTCCGACCATATCGGACATGTACAGATAGCTTCCGTCCCAGACCGATTTGAACCAAATGAAGGAGAAATACATTATCCTTATATATTTAATGTTCTGGATAATGTTGGTTATTCCGGTTGGATAGGTTGTGAATATAATCCTAAAGATACAACCTTATCAGGAATAGACTGGGTTAAACCATATTTGTAAAAACAAACCACACTAAATAGCTAGCTGTTTTAAATAAAGTGAAATTAGACCAATTTAT
This genomic stretch from Vibrio sp. JC009 harbors:
- a CDS encoding FeoA family protein: MKLNSLRAGDVATVSSFSALSGQIKKKLMVMGVLPETEVKLVRKAPMGDPLQVEVRGESLALSSNIASEIDVEMK
- a CDS encoding response regulator transcription factor; its protein translation is MYKVLLVEDNQEIAGILCDFYESLGMEIDYASNGEQGLKLAQEGSFDIIILDLMLPRMNGLTLCNELREGGKDTPVLMLTALDNTLDMLKGFKQGADDYLTKPFKLDILEARSRALIRRYRGTVVSSELKFGPLTIVPEMREAYREGQRLKLNPTAYTILKMLCQKAPEVVSREEIVDEIWPEGDPGRDVLRSHIYQLRGLLDKPFSRPMLITIPKVGFRLEDVS
- a CDS encoding HAMP domain-containing sensor histidine kinase produces the protein MIRQFANSTKSLTGKLALFFTLVSVINCLVIYLVFLNALKWAQDEEGHKHIVLDSQTAIERYQSGETGKLQLDVLTDAYDDFTLVPQAYLDHIHGELSWLESFFDLLRGIHRKESLVPGGFEGLLHGDLIFLGRVETDSKSARMLLVNEFEIDGAIKPLILVSKIDEIELTSYEHAFILTVLGGIFAVLLAIFILILTRLSKRLISPVNRLSDQLDANKGDPDAVFTINHEAAIEFTQLTGQMNLYREEINELIKREQIFARYASHELRTPLAIVTGANELLQRGDNSDFQNKQLSRIQRASDQMSVMVDALLALVRYERCGGDVPVRKITQQELQSVFDDHICYITNKEIEFELSITGEPEVKAATEVISMIIGNLVRNALSATERGRIELRMGKRSISVLDEGSGLSEQPFEEGHGLGLLLVKDFCQRYGWQFSLTDREGKGCQARIEF
- a CDS encoding DeoR/GlpR family DNA-binding transcription regulator: MIPAERHRSILELLKGQEFISINELKARLQVSHMTIRRDIGKLEDEGCVLSVTGGVQLAESLKNEQSHDDKDLQNKSEKESISQQASLLIKDHKVIYLDAGTTTLEIAKKIGDNKDLTILTNDFIIANYLILNSTCSVYYTGGRVDRANKSSIGLKAAQTIREFNIGLAFISTSFWNQHGISTLVEDKVVVKKAICDVSSTCCLVSDSNKYGRVASSHAVDMERFNTITDNDLSQHALEALNQKGIYVLFAK
- a CDS encoding IS110 family transposase: MKNTIVGVDLANDVIQVCVVRSNKVLSNKEMTPQAFNAWLAKSKPVTVIFEACSSANYWQQTAHSLGHHAKQISAKLVAQVRQNQKTDKNDALAVVQASQLPEVRFISGKTFKQQELQSIVRMKDLATKHKVAMENQLRALLREFGIRIAKKGSIRTVIESTLEDAENGFCDEFRASLDAAWQTYQQQVEVIIQHEKTLEQLAAQNEECRTFMAIEGVGPMNAVNMYMLLVCGEMGTFRTGRDASACVGLTPIQHTTGGKVKLGSVGKFVKNHSMRATLVSGAMSVCSQVSRREPRTKKEAWLKALIERRGKRCAAVALANKTIRTAFALIANGTEYRAEPLTA
- the ltnD gene encoding L-threonate dehydrogenase translates to MEDRKVQSVAVIGLGSMGMGAAKSCIRAGLDVYGVDLNDQALTELSVAGAKAVSSNCADFSKELDALVLLVVNAKQVNAVLFESGLADTLKPGTAVMISATIASEDAKAFETKLQEKQLIMLDAPVSGGAAKAEAGEMTVMASGSKLAFQLVKPVLNAVAAKVYNIGTEIGQGSTVKIVHQLLAGVHIAVAAEAMALAAKANIPLDLMYNVVVNAAGNSWMFENRMQHVIDGDYSPKSMVDIFVKDLNLVSDTAKELKFPLPLASTALNMFVSASNAGYGQEDDSAVIKIFEGIELPAKEK
- the otnK gene encoding 3-oxo-tetronate kinase, producing MLLGVIADDFTGATDIAGFLVANGMRTIQLNGVPEGNIEVDADAVVISLKSRSCPVDEAVGSSLSALNWLKSHGCQQYYFKYCSTFDSTAEGNIGPVTDALLNALDEKFTIVCPALPVNGRTVFNGHLFVLGELLSDSGMRNHPVTPMLDSSLMRLMDAQSEGSTGLVNYQAIEEGPESVIQAFENQKNAGKRYAVVDAFNASHLDTLGKAAESLKLVTGGSGLAAGIAKNWMSQLSDQTEALEAGRPTKANTVLLSGSCSVRTNEQVAAYSTKAPNIALDVKSCIEKDDYVSNITEWVMNNLDGEFAPLVYATAEPEVLKQIQKTYGVDASSKAVEGFFSQLTHQLYEKGISNFIVAGGETSGVVTQSLAVKGFHIGPQIAPGVPWVKAIDSSLSLALKSGNFGEVDFFSKAQEFYHE
- a CDS encoding aldolase, giving the protein MSDRVLRQKMVSLARSLFERGYATGGAGNLSLKLPSGNILATPTGSSMGRLDVDTLSVVDIEGNHLSGDKPSKEVTFHLELYRNNSSCNAVVHLHSTYLTALSCLKGIDPDNVIKPFTPYYVMRVGKMPLIPYFNPGDPQIAVELAKRATDYRAFLLANHGPVVTGASLEDAMDNIEELEETAKLSLMLKEQEIQYLSDKNVNELSRRLK
- the otnI gene encoding 2-oxo-tetronate isomerase, yielding MAKFAANLTMLFTELPFMERFEAAQKVGFQAVEFLFPYDFEPALLAEKLHTFKLEQALFNMPPGDWEAGERGLAALPGREKEFQNSVDVALRYAEALNCKKVHAMSGVMDNKYSYELHEVTFIKNIRYAADKFAEKGVTLLIEPLNERVAPGYFISHQRDAVELIKKIGKPNVKLQFDVFHAQIMDGDITNLIHDLSDHIGHVQIASVPDRFEPNEGEIHYPYIFNVLDNVGYSGWIGCEYNPKDTTLSGIDWVKPYL